A DNA window from Hydractinia symbiolongicarpus strain clone_291-10 chromosome 6, HSymV2.1, whole genome shotgun sequence contains the following coding sequences:
- the LOC130647179 gene encoding uncharacterized protein LOC130647179 — protein sequence MDVQLTKYSYTSKYVNIKIRGGTYKTQQKVQKLGRKNAHNACFGSCIWGIVYSSSLLRFLSCFFSTQRRFKYTDNPTSQEEIPFFFKCHGKHNARGAIHIANDKKCKS from the exons ATGGATGTGCAGTTAACTAAATACAGTTACACATCCAAATACGTGAATATAAAG ATACGCGGCGGTACTTATAAAACCCAACAGAAAGTACAAAAACTTGGAAGAAAAAATGCTCACAATGCTTGTTTTGGGAGTTGCATTTGGGGTATTGTTTACAGCTCTTCTCTTTTGCGCTTTTTATCgtgttttttttcaacacaGAGAAGATTCAAATACACTGATAACCCCACCAGTCAGGAGGAGATTCCGTTTTTCTTCAAATGCCATGGAAAACACAATGCACGTGGTGCCATTCACATTGCCAACGACAAGAAATGCAAATCCTGA